The Primulina huaijiensis isolate GDHJ02 chromosome 6, ASM1229523v2, whole genome shotgun sequence genomic sequence GGTCTTTTTTCACCATTGCTTCATATATGATATCTGTATctactggaaaaaaaaaatctagtatTTAATTTGTGGGTTACCTACCATTATGAACTCCCATGAAAATTTTAGTAGTTAATTTACTGCGTACAGCACATGTATTGTCTCTTTCTTTAATAACACAAATGCATGATATTGAAAACAACACCTTTACGTGACAATGCAGGTGATAAGAATGGACAACGGAATCGAGGTAGTAGAGGGAGATGCTACATATGCTACAAAAGGCAAGTCGATTCTCTTCTATACAGGTACTTCATAGTAAAATTGAAATTTCTATTAAATCAACTTTGTTTATTTTCTTGCTTACATCATTCAGATGTTCCAGAATTAACTAGCTGTAAATCTTTTTTCGTGGTTTTCAGATGTGGGCACATGTGCACATGCTTGAAGTGTGCCCAAGAGTTGCAGCAAGGTGGCGGAAAATGTCCAATATGTAGAGCACCAATAATGGACATCGTGCGACCCGATTTACATTtttgatacatataaaatcgaGTTCTTGCTTAGGAGGACCGGCTGACTTGACTCTATCTCATGAAACATGAGTTAAAGAACTGTTGTTTAAATAGACTTAGGGGGTTTCCAAACTTGATGTTCTTGAGGTGATGTaagtgttggtttgaatttgaTGATACAAAGTCAGCTTGAATGGTCATTCAATTGATCAATAAAAAATGTTTGTACGTACATTGGACTTCCTTAACTGGAGTATGTCCCTGGAGATGTAAAAAAAGAGCTACTGATTAAAGTTTTATCTATTTTCATTATTAAGttgtcttttttatttttaataatgtaACTTTTTTATTGTGTCTTCCGCTAAAATAtagcaaaaataaataacacttaagttaaaagataaaaatatatatatatagacaagttacatgattaaaataaaaattcatttcatcataatagaaccaaaaaatataaaaattagaagagtaaaaatcaaattaatcccaaccaaaaatataattttctctaACATTAAAACACACGTGCACTTGTTCACGACCCATATTACTTTGACgaataataatttgattttatacGTAAGAAttctctcataaaaaaatattacatgcgATTTTTGTTGTTGTTCTACATCGTTCTACATCCACGAGCTGACTACAATTGACCATTGTTTTGTCGGATTTGAGCTACCGAATCAGACGACCTTTAATTTGGCTATCTTCTCCATTCAGATTCTGCAGCCAACATTATGGAAAATATTATTAGCATGCAATATATTGGTTTCTCCGaccaatttttctctttttagaaaatattttatttattccgattattttaccaacaataaatatattcaatataattaattaaggaTTGATCCTgggaaaattatataataaaaactaaAGCAGAGTTCAAAAATACGAGGAAAAATATGCACGTTAGCTAGCTTGAAGAGCTGCAAAATACTTGATTAATCAGTACAATTATCATATTCTGcacacaaattaaaaaaaaaaattaagaaaaggaatatattaaatatacaccataatataaaatttgatttgtTTTAACGATTTCCACCATGAATTATATTTCCTGTATCGGTTTTACTAAACAGGGCGATTGATCGTAATGAACTTGGTAAAAACCAATTAGTTACACTAAAACTGATTATTTCTTCTTCCTCGTCTTCCGTTTACTCCTGGAAATACGGTTGCTCTTCTTCTCAGCAATGGTGTCGAGCTTCGGTTTCCATTGGTTTCGTCGCACAAGGACAACCAGCTGCTCATAGTCTTTGCGCAACTGCGGGGTCGTAATGATTAACGTTTTAGCCATCCCCGCCGCCTCCAGTTCTTGCCGTTGACCGTATTCTTCGGATAGTTTAATTCTAAGACTCCCTGCCGGAGTCTTTTCTATATGAAAATCGGCAGCGCCGAAGTTGGAGCTGCAGCGCAGGAATGACGCGAATGTGAAGGTGGACTGGAAAAAATTAGCAGGAAGGAGGAAATAGTAATGGCCGGGCTGGAGGCGATGGTGTTGGGGGAGAGTCGAGATTTTCTGGCCTATGTAGAAGCAGTCGGACCGGCACACCATGTGTTTGGGGAACTCGTCCATAAGCTCTCCTGCTTTGATGGGTCGGTCGTAAATACGCATTTGGCCGTCGCACATAACGGGCTTTATGGTTTTGCGGTGTTCTTGTGGCTGCACGCTCCTGCCCCTCATGCCGAAGCAACCTGTGGCCGCCATCCTCTCCTTAATCTTGCTTATCACACTTGAtctacatatataaaatttgtgTTTGTAGCTGGTAACTACATTCTACGGTACTTTTTCAACTTTCAAAtccttacatatatatatgatcaTCTACAAGAAAAAGTTGAAGGAACACCCTTGAAATCCTTATATATACACGTTCATTGATGAATattcaattttatattataaaatattattgacaatttatcccaaaaaaattattatctgACGATGTCACGTGAACAAAAATAGATTAAAATTAACTATTGATTCATTAAACtactattaaaatatataatctttTTATGCCACGTGAATACAATTGAAATCCTTATGATCAAATCCAACTAGTTCAAAATTCCAATCAACGAACTGCTTTTATTGACTTGTGCAGCTTTGATTCTCCTGTTCTAGAAAGTAGAATCAGAATTTTGGCTCCCCGCAAAATTGCCTTATCCCGCTAGCTGGCTTACGTTAGgccatattaattaatatatattggtCGGTCGGTCGGTCGGTCGTACTCTGAATGCTTTGCCTGATTTACTTTTCGGAATTAAGTCGATCTCCATTAAAATTATTGGGTACCGAGAAGGTAATTAGTACGTAGGGTCATCGTAAAAATTTATCTAGATTTTGCTATTGGAGCTGGTTTTAATTTGGAAATGATTTACACGTACATTAACTTGAACCCATCCTATAATCTTCTGTGAGTTTAGCAACAAAATTTaacgtttatttttttttaataaaaaaaactcttaTATAAGAGTAGATGTGTAGctcatataaattatatatattcattaaaaagattataattaatcaataaattaataattattatatgataGAGTAAATTCATTCAATAAAGTCTatacttaattaaattattggaattCACACATTAAActttataatataatacaatttaattttgaaaaaatggaATTAATATATAGATGAAATAAGAGAaatatattattgaatatttaatttttatatgtaaaagaaaatggcatatatatacacatatccGAATATACaagacatttaaaatcaacttaacaattattttcaattattttttaaaaaatcaacttGACATTTTAGCATACCTAAAAATAATGTGATTACAAAAACAAGTAACAATAgattcaaattaaatttaaggaaaCTAtgacatttaataattttataaatataattaagttaatatcatatatttgtatGCGAAAAAAGCTATTGCCTGATatcaatttatataaattataaatttaccTAGCTCAATCATTTAACATAACAGTTTAAATGAGTACTATTCTAGTTgacaaattcaaaatttcaaaaatgcgatataaaattttcttcaaagaaaaaaaaatacaacgcAAAATTTAAAGCATGATGTATtgtgtaaaatataaaattattctaatagtttttatcaaaattatttttacaaaaaaaattataattctgATGTGTTGCTTTAGCCTGCTCATTATAATTTTTACATGCCTAAGTCTCAAGGAAGGAATTAACTTGGAAACAATAAAGGAATAACTCCAGCTCATGGCTTGCATTATTATAGAGAATATATGTGTTGCTTCCATCTTGGGTAAGGCACGAATAAGCAGCTGGATACATTAATAtaatgtgtgtgtgcgcgcgcgcgtctgtgtgtatatatatatatgaacacACATCTATTATCTACTTATCTATCTATCAAGAGACTGGTTGGTTGCTCATCAAAAATCAATTCAAATGGGAGATGATGAGCCATGCGTTATCAAAATAAACAGTGAAGATGAGCCATGGgtcatcaaaataaacagtGAACTGAATAACATGTCGAATACTTCTACTCAATCGGCGCAATGGAGGAAGCGATCCATCTACCGAGTGTCAGCTTGTGTTACCGATCTCAACAAGAAAGCTTACCAGCCACAGATGGTATCCATTGGACCATACCATCACGGGGAGGAAAACTTGAGGCCGATGGAGGAGCACAAGCACCGCGCTCTCCTTCACTTTCTAAAAAGATCCAAGAAACCCCTCCAAAGCTTTATCGACGAATTAACTACCGTGGTGCAGGATCTCAAGGACGCTTATGATCAGTTAATAGACCCCAAGTGGCACAAAGATACTGAAGCTTTCATAAAGCTCATGATCATGGATGGCTGCTTCATCTTGGAAATATTGCGTACTACATCCCAGCCCCAGCCCCAGCCCCAGCCACAGCCACAGCCACAGCCACAGCCACAGCCAACTACTACTGATGGTGGCGATGATAAGACAACAGACCACAATTATGCTGCTAATGATCCCATCTTTAGCAGCCATGGCAGGCTCAACATTGTTCCCTATCTAAAACGCGACATGCTGATGCTTGAGAATCAAATACCCATGCTGGTTCTTAAAAAGCTAGTTGACgttcaaaatgatgaaaagcAAGTTTCCGTTCAAAAAGTTAATCCCTCGAAGGTCgaaatttattttacatatcAGATAAATGCATTTCCCGCTTtccattaaattatatatatatagccagTAAATTTGGCGgtttttttacctaattttatatatattccagAAAGGCAAGGATTTGACAAAAGCTATTCTCAATTTCTTTTCTCAAGCCTCCGTGAAGAACACGGGGTTCGACAAGTGCTTGCACATATTAGACGTATATAGAAAGAGCCTACTCCAGGATGTCCACCATCACGGAGATAAAGACCAAATACACACTGATCAACCCCACCGTGGCAGCAACCAGGGTGGAGACGAAATCATACGGTCAGCCACAGAGCTCATCGAAGCTGGAATTCAGATAAAGGAAAGTAAGACAAGGAGCCTCAAGGACATATCATTCCGCAAAGGGGTTCTCAAGCTTCCACTTATTGTGGTTGACGACGCACTCGAGTCACTATACCTGAACCTAATAGCATTCGAGAGGTTCCATGTGGGTGCGGGAAATGAGATTACTTCCTACATTTTCTTCATGGATAACATAATTGACAATGCCAGAGATGTGAGCTTGTTGCATTCATGCGGTGTCATACAGAATGCACTCGGCAGTGACAAAGCAGTGGCTAACTTGTTCAACTCTCTGTCCAAAGACGTAACACTTGATCCCAAGAGCAGCTTAGACATGGTCCATAAGAAGGTTAGCCGTTATTGCCAGAGACCATGGCACAAATGGAGAGCTAATCTCATGCATACCTATTTCACTAATCCATGGGCCATTCTTTCCGTTGTTGCTGCAATATTTCTTTTTGCACTCACCATCATCCAGACCGTATACAGTGCCTTAAGTTATGTTAACCCCTCTGACTGATACAACATTCTAGTTCGGAGGTATTTATTTGTGTGCACGAGagtttgtgtgtgtgttagtaCGTTCTCTGacgttttgtatttttttcatatttgccTGCCAAAATTTGAGTAATAAACTTGAGGATTTTAAGCCACTTAACAGCTTCTAAAGCAGTGGACGTATGTAGAATGATGACTGATATTCTTGTCCAGAGCAACTTTTTCTTCGAGTCCAACAATTATTACAAATTTCGCCAAAACTAACAAGGAAAAATGAGGGGGGCAGGATCTCTCAGCAGCTTTCCATCAGCTATAACTAACTTGATCACACCAAAATAGTTGCTCTCTGCTAATCTTCGATACGACATTCGGAGGACCCTTTGAAAGAAATATTGCTTTACATATGTgagtaaatattttgaaataaataataataatcttcaATAATAGAATATTTTAGATAACGACCATCTACAAGGAAGTAAATTCTTATTTATGGGCTTGCATAGTTAACGTCATGATGGCGTCAACTACAATAATACAAAAGTATGAATATAATCCAAGCACAACTGGAACGTTGGAAATAAGTAACAAAATTGAATGATGCGGTGACCAAAAACTCAGATAATTTTTAAGGCAAAAGCACTTGCTCGTAAATATTTATACTTCGACACTATCTGTGGTACAATTTGGAATTACAATCTCTGTTTTTGGTTGCTTTATCAATGAACCGCATTTAAAATCCACGGCTCTAGCTAACATTCAGCATATATTCTGTTTACCCTTTGCGTTTAATACAGTGATGATATAGCTTGCTAAGTGATCCTGTAACATAAAGAAAGTACCGTTTTTACGTGAATGCCATAAGATTGGGGATGATAATAAAAGGCAAAGATAAAGATTCTAATTACAagcaaataaaaagaaaaacaaataaagatccTTATAATTTATAATGATGAAGAAAAATTACCAACTTCTAGCAGTTGCTGAGCACTTGAGCGGTCGAACAACAGCATGCGCTCACGATATATGTCATACACAACATCGAAACCAGACCAAAACTGTCTCCCTTCTGCTTCTACATCCCTCCACTCACAAGCACCCGTAcccccttctacctcctcgtCTTCCTCATCTACTAGAGAACTTTCCTCAGGTATCAACATTATGAAGCTGTTTCTTTTCAACTCTTTCAGCCTCTTCTTCACCTCATTTGTGATGAAATCATCATCGTCATCTTCCATTTCAGCATTTGTAGAATCAACATGAACTGACTTACACGATACGTCACAATCCCCATTCATGGGCTCCTCTGGCTCTCTCGCTGGCTGATCATGATCAACATTTTTGGCATCTGGTTTTTGGGCACTCCTAAACTTCTTCAGTTTGAAGAAATCCATAAATGAAATAGTTGCAGAGCTGAACTATGTGTCCCTTCTCCTACAAGATTGGCAGA encodes the following:
- the LOC140978006 gene encoding uncharacterized protein is translated as MAATGCFGMRGRSVQPQEHRKTIKPVMCDGQMRIYDRPIKAGELMDEFPKHMVCRSDCFYIGQKISTLPQHHRLQPGHYYFLLPANFFQSTFTFASFLRCSSNFGAADFHIEKTPAGSLRIKLSEEYGQRQELEAAGMAKTLIITTPQLRKDYEQLVVLVRRNQWKPKLDTIAEKKSNRISRSKRKTRKKK
- the LOC140978245 gene encoding UPF0481 protein At3g47200-like — translated: MGDDEPCVIKINSEDEPWVIKINSELNNMSNTSTQSAQWRKRSIYRVSACVTDLNKKAYQPQMVSIGPYHHGEENLRPMEEHKHRALLHFLKRSKKPLQSFIDELTTVVQDLKDAYDQLIDPKWHKDTEAFIKLMIMDGCFILEILRTTSQPQPQPQPQPQPQPQPQPTTTDGGDDKTTDHNYAANDPIFSSHGRLNIVPYLKRDMLMLENQIPMLVLKKLVDVQNDEKQVSVQKVNPSKKGKDLTKAILNFFSQASVKNTGFDKCLHILDVYRKSLLQDVHHHGDKDQIHTDQPHRGSNQGGDEIIRSATELIEAGIQIKESKTRSLKDISFRKGVLKLPLIVVDDALESLYLNLIAFERFHVGAGNEITSYIFFMDNIIDNARDVSLLHSCGVIQNALGSDKAVANLFNSLSKDVTLDPKSSLDMVHKKVSRYCQRPWHKWRANLMHTYFTNPWAILSVVAAIFLFALTIIQTVYSALSYVNPSD
- the LOC140978247 gene encoding uncharacterized protein isoform X2, with amino-acid sequence MDFFKLKKFRSAQKPDAKNVDHDQPAREPEEPMNGDCDVSCKSVHVDSTNAEMEDDDDDFITNEVKKRLKELKRNSFIMLIPEESSLVDEEDEEVEGGTGACEWRDVEAEGRQFWSGFDVVYDIYRERMLLFDRSSAQQLLEVGSSECRIED
- the LOC140978247 gene encoding uncharacterized protein isoform X1, producing the protein MDFFKLKKFRSAQKPDAKNVDHDQPAREPEEPMNGDCDVSCKSVHVDSTNAEMEDDDDDFITNEVKKRLKELKRNSFIMLIPEESSLVDEEDEEVEGGTGACEWRDVEAEGRQFWSGFDVVYDIYRERMLLFDRSSAQQLLEVGSLSKLYHHCIKRKG